The DNA window TACCGCAGATCACACTGAATCTCATGCACATATTTCCGCGAGCCAACACATCGACGTGGTGGCTGCGACCGCGGCCCTTCTAGACTGTGGTGGATGCCTTCCCATATCCCGCCCGGGCGGACTCCTGATGTCACGCACTCAGACCTGACCGAGATCATCGACTTCTCCCAGGTCAGAGCCTGGCCTCGCCGACGGGAGGCCCCCGGGTGCGACGCCGCGGATCTGCTGCTGCTCGATACCGCCGCGGCCTGGTTCGCTGCAGGGCACAGTACGGAGGACCTGGTCGTGCTCGATGACCGATGGGGTGCTCTGACCCTGGCTCTCTCGGCCTTCGCCCCGGGGCAGGTCCGCACTGCGAGCGACGGTGTCATCGCAGAGAAGGCGTTGGAAGCCAATGCACGGGCACTGGGGGTGGCAGCCCCGGCCCCCGGCCAGATCGACGCCGAGCTGTTCCGCGGCGCGCGGATGGTCGTGCTCCCGCTGCCGCGCTCTCAGGACGCCCTCGAGGACTGGGCGTGGATGATCGCAGAATACGCCGCCGCTGATGTCGTGCTGCTCGCCGGCGGACGCGATAAGCACATGAGTCGCTCGATGAACGCCGTGCTGCAGCGGCACTTCGACGACGTGGTGCCCGGACGGGGCCGCTCCAAGGCCCGTGTCCTCACCGCGCGGTCGCCGCGGCGCGGACTGCCCGCCCCGTTCCCCCGTCGCGCCCGCCGTGAGGCCGGCCTGGAGGCCCCGATCGAGCTGGTCAGTCTGGGGGCCGCCTATGGTGGAACCAAGTTGGATCACGGCACCCGGTTCCTCCTGGAGGTGCTCGCACAGCAGCCGGACTTCCCCGCAGTCAGCGACCAGCACGGCAGCGATCAGCGACTCCCGCAGCGTGCAGTGGATCTGGGGTGCGGCAATGGGACGATCAGCGTCTGGACTGCGCTGCGCCACCCGCAGCTGAGCGTATTGGCGGCGGATCAGTCCGCCTCAGCTGTGGTCTCCACGGAGCTGACGGCACGGGCCAACGGGGTGGCCGACCGCGTGAGCACCCTGCGTGATGACGCCCTGAGCAGCCTGCCGGATGCCTCCGAGGATCTCATCCTGCTCAATCCGCCCTTCCACCAGGGCAATGCCGTGGACACTTCTGTGGCGCATCGTCTGATCAGCGACTCTGCCCGTGTTCTGCGCCCTGGAGGCGTGCTCTGCACCGTGTGGAACTCGCACCTGAAGTATCGGCCCTGGCTGGAGCGTCGGGTCGGGGCCACCGAGCAGCTGGCCAAGAACCCCACCTTCACGGTGACCCGCTCGGTGCGCCGCAGCAGCTGAGGCGCCTCGCAGACACGAAGAAGCCCGCCCCACCTGATCGGTGGGGCGGGCTTCTTCGTGTTCAGATCTGAGTCAGGCTCAGTTTCCGGTCAGCTTCTCGCGGAGAGCTGCCAGGGCCTCGTCGGAGGCCAGGGTTCCTGCATCCTCAACAGGTGCCTGCTGGGAGGAGGAGTAGTTGGACGGTGCCGGCTCAGCCTTACGGGTGCTGGAGCTGCTTGCGCCCACAGTGGCCTCGGCCGCTGCCTCGGCGTCGGCGGCCAGCGAAGCGGCGACCTGCTTCTTGTGAGCCTCCCAGCGCTCCTGAGCGGCTGCGTACTGAGCCTCCCATGCGGCGCGGGCCTCCTCGAAGCCTTCCATCCACTCGTTGGTCTCCGGGTCGAAGCCCTCGGGGTACTTGTAGTTGCCCTCTTCGTCGTACTCGGCATCCATGCCGTACAGCGCGGGGTCGAACTCCTCGCCCTCGGGGTCCACGCCCTCGTTGGCCTGCTTCAGGGACAGGCTGATCCGACGACGCTCCAGGTCGATGTCGATGACCTTGACGAAGACCTCGTCGTTGACGGAGACGACCTGCTCAGCCAGGTCCACGTGGCGGATGGCCAGCTCGGAGATGTGCACCAGGCCCTCGATGCCGTCCTCGACGCGCACGAACGCACCGAAGGGCACCAGCTTGGTGACCTTGCCGGGCACGATCTGGCCCAGTGCGTGGGTGCGGGCGAAGGTCTGCCACGGGTCTTCCTGGGTGGCCTTCAGGGACAGGGAGACACGCTCGCGGTCCATGTCCACCTCGAGGACCTCGACGGTGACCTCCTGGCCCACCTCGACGACCTCGTTCGGGTGGTCGATGTGCTTCCAGGACAGCTCGGAGACGTGCACCAGGCCGTCGACGCCGCCCAGATCCACGAAGGCGCCGAAGTTGACGATCGAGGAGACGGTGCCGGTGCGGACCTGGCCGCGCTCCAGCTTGTTGAGGAAGGAGGAGCGGACCTCGGACTGGGTCTGCTCCAGCCATGCGCGGCGGGACAGGACCACGTTGTTGCGGTTCTTGTCCAGCTCGATGATCTTGGCCTCGATCTCCTGGCCGATGTAGGGAGCCAGGTCGCGGACGCGGCGCATCTCGACCAGGGAGGCGGGCAGGAAGCCGCGCAGCCCGATGTCGAGGATGAGGCCGCCCTTGACGACCTCGATGACGGTGCCGGAGACGACGCCGTCCTCGTCCTTGATGCGCTCGATGTCGCCCCAGGCACGCTCGTACTGAGCGCGCTTCTTGGAGAGGATGAGGCGGCCTTCCTTGTCCTCCTTGGTGAGGACCAGAGCCTCCACCTGATCACCGACGGCGACGACCTCGTCCGGATCAACATCGTGCTTGATGGACAGCTCGCGCGACGGGATGACGCCTTCGGTCTTGTACCCGATGTCGAGGAGAACCTCGTCGCGGTCGACCTTGACGATCGTGCCCTCAACGAGGTCGCCGTCGTTGAAGTACTTCATGGTCTCGTCGACGGCGGCGAGAAACTCTTCGGAGGTGCCGATGTCGTTGATGGCGACCTGCGGGGCGGTGGTAGTGGTGGTCATGTAGTAGGGGCTCCGATATGGATTGTTAGCTTGTTGGTCAGTGCACGGCCCTGAAGCGTCAGCACAAGAGCATGAGCACAAGGCTGGGGAGCATCAGGTCACGCACTGAGCGATGGACGGTCAAACAGTTTGGAGTCAAACAGTCTGGAATCGACTCTGTGCGCAGAACGCGCC is part of the Nesterenkonia lacusekhoensis genome and encodes:
- a CDS encoding class I SAM-dependent methyltransferase, producing MPSHIPPGRTPDVTHSDLTEIIDFSQVRAWPRRREAPGCDAADLLLLDTAAAWFAAGHSTEDLVVLDDRWGALTLALSAFAPGQVRTASDGVIAEKALEANARALGVAAPAPGQIDAELFRGARMVVLPLPRSQDALEDWAWMIAEYAAADVVLLAGGRDKHMSRSMNAVLQRHFDDVVPGRGRSKARVLTARSPRRGLPAPFPRRARREAGLEAPIELVSLGAAYGGTKLDHGTRFLLEVLAQQPDFPAVSDQHGSDQRLPQRAVDLGCGNGTISVWTALRHPQLSVLAADQSASAVVSTELTARANGVADRVSTLRDDALSSLPDASEDLILLNPPFHQGNAVDTSVAHRLISDSARVLRPGGVLCTVWNSHLKYRPWLERRVGATEQLAKNPTFTVTRSVRRSS
- the rpsA gene encoding 30S ribosomal protein S1, whose product is MTTTTTAPQVAINDIGTSEEFLAAVDETMKYFNDGDLVEGTIVKVDRDEVLLDIGYKTEGVIPSRELSIKHDVDPDEVVAVGDQVEALVLTKEDKEGRLILSKKRAQYERAWGDIERIKDEDGVVSGTVIEVVKGGLILDIGLRGFLPASLVEMRRVRDLAPYIGQEIEAKIIELDKNRNNVVLSRRAWLEQTQSEVRSSFLNKLERGQVRTGTVSSIVNFGAFVDLGGVDGLVHVSELSWKHIDHPNEVVEVGQEVTVEVLEVDMDRERVSLSLKATQEDPWQTFARTHALGQIVPGKVTKLVPFGAFVRVEDGIEGLVHISELAIRHVDLAEQVVSVNDEVFVKVIDIDLERRRISLSLKQANEGVDPEGEEFDPALYGMDAEYDEEGNYKYPEGFDPETNEWMEGFEEARAAWEAQYAAAQERWEAHKKQVAASLAADAEAAAEATVGASSSSTRKAEPAPSNYSSSQQAPVEDAGTLASDEALAALREKLTGN